The proteins below come from a single Sorghum bicolor cultivar BTx623 chromosome 4, Sorghum_bicolor_NCBIv3, whole genome shotgun sequence genomic window:
- the LOC8077776 gene encoding bidirectional sugar transporter SWEET4, with translation MVSKDTIRTAIGVIGNGTALVLFLSPVPTFVGIWKKRAVEQYSPIPYVATLLNCMMWVVYGLPVVHPHSMLVVTINGTGMLIQLSYVVLFILCSTGAVRRKVVLLFAAEVAFVVALAALVLSLAHTHERRSMVVGIVSVFFGTGMYAAPLSVMKMVIETKSVEYMPLFLSLASLANSICWTAYALIRFDVYITIPNGLGVLFALGQLVLYAMFYKNTQQIIEARKRKADHQQGTVMEVVTDATPPNNNGNTY, from the exons ATGGTCTCCAAGGATACCATCCGTACGGCTATCGGCGTCATCG GCAATGGGACCGCCCTTGTGCTCTTCCTCTCCCCGGT GCCCACCTTCGTCGGCATCTGGAAGAAGCGTGCAGTGGAGCAGTACTCGCCGATCCCGTACGTGGCGACGCTGCTTAACTGCATGATGTGGGTGGTGTACGGCTTGCCGGTGGTGCACCCGCACAGCATGCTGGTGGTCACCATCAACGGCACCGGCATGCTCATCCAGCTCTCCTACGTCGTCCTCTTCATCCTCTGCTCCACGGGGGCGGTGCGCCGCAAGGTCGTCCTCCTGTTCGCCGCCGAGGTCGCCTTTGTCGTCGCCCTGGCCGCGTTAGTGCTCAGCCTGGCGCATACGCACGAGCGTAGGTCCATGGTCGTCGGCATCGTCTCCGTCTTCTTTGGCACCGGCATGTACGCCGCGCCGCTCTCTGTCATG AAAATGGTGATCGAGACAAAGAGCGTGGAATACATGCCGCTGTTCCTGTCCCTGGCCTCCCTCGCGAATAGCATTTGCTGGACTGCCTACGCGCTCATCCGCTTTGATGTCTATATCACC atCCCCAACGGGCTGGGCGTGTTGTTCGCGCTGGGTCAGCTGGTCCTGTACGCCATGTTCTACAAGAACACCCAGCAGATCATCGAGGCACGCAAGCGCAAGGCTGACCACCAGCAGGGAACCGTGATGGAGGTGGTCACCGACGCCACGCCCCCCAACAACAACGGCAACACCTACTGA